In Fimbriimonadales bacterium, the following are encoded in one genomic region:
- a CDS encoding phosphatidylserine decarboxylase: MGSVNVFILIFSALVISAIAIIWFLRKVWFYRNPNHSNTPQTHDSVLSPVYGIVAYVKKIQDGFVICEKKGESIPITEITKSDWPSEESKGEGWLIGIAMTALDVHYQYSPLPAQIEKIEHIPAKTNLPMFDLWEYVRITWFRRLIQLFGKKYLFRNERQVMWLQGNRIKLGLVLIADKFVNKITTFVAPGDMVPAGGKLSFIGRGSQVDVVVCGVPELQVLVLPGDKVKGPDTILARVPEISSKQEKVVSVAEFGRI; encoded by the coding sequence ATGGGAAGCGTTAACGTATTCATTTTAATTTTCTCTGCACTCGTTATAAGTGCGATTGCGATTATATGGTTTTTGCGCAAAGTTTGGTTTTATAGAAATCCTAATCATTCGAATACTCCGCAAACTCATGATAGCGTTCTCAGCCCCGTGTATGGAATCGTTGCCTATGTCAAGAAAATCCAAGACGGATTTGTGATATGCGAAAAAAAAGGCGAGAGCATTCCGATAACAGAGATTACGAAAAGCGATTGGCCATCGGAGGAATCGAAAGGCGAAGGTTGGCTAATCGGAATAGCCATGACTGCCCTCGACGTGCATTATCAATATTCCCCCCTTCCGGCGCAGATTGAAAAAATCGAGCACATTCCTGCAAAGACGAACCTTCCGATGTTCGACCTCTGGGAATACGTTCGGATAACGTGGTTCAGGCGTTTGATACAACTTTTCGGCAAAAAGTACCTCTTTCGAAACGAACGCCAAGTAATGTGGTTACAAGGAAATCGCATCAAATTAGGCTTAGTACTTATAGCCGACAAATTCGTGAACAAAATTACGACTTTTGTCGCTCCTGGGGATATGGTCCCTGCTGGAGGCAAACTTTCCTTTATCGGGAGAGGGAGCCAGGTGGATGTCGTAGTTTGCGGAGTTCCTGAATTGCAAGTCCTCGTCCTGCCCGGAGACAAGGTTAAAGGTCCCGATACTATTCTCGCCAGAGTTCCTGAAATCTCCTCAAAACAAGAAAAAGTCGTTTCTGTAGCCGAATTCGGTCGTATATAA
- a CDS encoding M48 family metallopeptidase, which translates to MKRKLSKFALSFCGVMLVSITTIPYLSGCRGVNILSREEEIRIGREASAEIEKEYEVSTNPADIKLVETIGQKLVAANGLKDFPYTFKVLETREINAISLPGGPIYVFRGLIDLTEGDKDELAAVIAHEIGHIHRRHIAQMYSRGVLADLLISLGTEGTVRTGAQLAAVLAQLQYSRDDEYESDRYSVRFTYKAGYDPNGIIRFFEKMKRLEKQGKGDIIENNLRTHPLTENRIKRAKEEIGKLVPELTAEAEQEYLQSASKGNNSER; encoded by the coding sequence ATGAAACGAAAACTATCGAAATTCGCACTCTCTTTCTGCGGAGTAATGCTGGTAAGCATCACGACAATTCCTTATCTTAGTGGATGCCGAGGTGTAAATATTCTTAGCAGAGAAGAAGAAATTCGCATTGGGCGTGAAGCCTCTGCGGAGATCGAAAAAGAATACGAAGTGAGCACGAATCCAGCCGATATCAAACTCGTAGAAACCATCGGTCAAAAATTAGTTGCCGCAAATGGTTTGAAAGATTTTCCGTACACTTTCAAAGTTTTAGAGACACGAGAAATTAATGCGATTTCCCTTCCTGGTGGGCCGATTTATGTATTTCGGGGTTTGATCGATCTTACGGAAGGCGATAAGGATGAATTAGCCGCCGTCATTGCACATGAAATTGGACACATTCATCGCCGACACATCGCACAAATGTATTCACGAGGTGTGCTTGCAGATTTATTAATTTCACTCGGTACGGAAGGAACCGTACGCACAGGTGCACAACTCGCTGCCGTTTTAGCGCAACTGCAATATAGTCGAGACGACGAATACGAATCGGATAGATATTCCGTTCGTTTTACTTACAAAGCCGGTTATGACCCGAACGGCATTATTCGGTTTTTCGAAAAGATGAAACGTCTCGAAAAACAAGGCAAAGGCGATATCATCGAAAACAACCTTAGGACGCACCCTCTGACCGAGAACCGCATCAAGCGCGCAAAAGAGGAAATCGGTAAATTAGTCCCTGAACTCACGGCTGAAGCGGAGCAGGAATACCTTCAAAGCGCGTCGAAGGGTAATAATAGTGAACGGTGA
- a CDS encoding glycosyltransferase family 2 protein, whose protein sequence is MKVATILPAYNEERRIGKVLEAVCAVRSIDEIIVVSDGSTDRTAEVARAFEGVTVIALPKNIGKGGAMAAGLRQTDADVILFLDADLIGLQPHHIESLIEPVLNGCEMSIGVFRKGKFWTDTAHKIAPFISGQRAVRRYLLDQIPWLEECRMGAEVTINQTAKSKNVRVKRVPLLGVSHPPKEKKFGLVKGTAARAKMYAEMGKAYVKTRRRLRTRK, encoded by the coding sequence GTGAAGGTCGCCACCATTCTGCCTGCATATAACGAGGAAAGAAGAATCGGTAAAGTACTCGAAGCGGTGTGCGCTGTCCGCTCGATAGACGAGATTATCGTCGTGAGTGACGGCTCGACCGACCGCACCGCTGAGGTCGCCAGAGCCTTCGAGGGCGTTACGGTGATTGCCCTGCCCAAAAACATCGGAAAGGGCGGAGCGATGGCTGCCGGGCTACGGCAAACGGACGCCGATGTGATTCTCTTTCTCGATGCCGACCTCATCGGTCTGCAGCCTCACCATATCGAGTCGCTCATAGAGCCGGTATTGAACGGTTGCGAAATGAGTATCGGGGTTTTTCGTAAGGGGAAATTCTGGACAGACACAGCTCACAAAATCGCTCCGTTCATAAGTGGGCAACGTGCAGTGAGACGTTATCTTTTAGACCAAATCCCATGGCTCGAAGAATGTCGAATGGGAGCTGAAGTTACGATTAATCAAACCGCAAAATCGAAGAATGTACGTGTCAAACGCGTTCCACTACTCGGTGTAAGTCACCCCCCCAAAGAAAAGAAATTCGGTTTGGTGAAAGGAACTGCTGCTCGTGCGAAAATGTATGCAGAGATGGGCAAGGCTTATGTAAAAACCCGACGCCGTTTACGCACTCGCAAGTGA
- a CDS encoding TIGR03790 family protein, whose protein sequence is MFFLLLAFSCSLLGCAGNAAYDYPLTTEKRITVAPDSRSKNVLVVYNAEDSDSIKIAKAYQKAREIPEKNLLSIRVPIAEKISIELYETKIREPIRKAIITKKLKIDFILLIRGVPIKLEEPGEHSVDSLLAIEAHPSRKQPVITRAKNEPEKMAKLVAPNPYYRAKELFDSNKYKIFLCTRLDGYTAEDALRLISNSINAKPEKGLFLLDADPNRNHDGYRRTQQTLFAARDILSKKGFQVILDEGASFIGHRNGIMGYASWGSNDAKFSEQGYRSLRFHPGAIAETFVSTSARTFKKTTGGQSLIADLVEAGITGVKGYVSEPYTYALAQVDILFDRYTSGFTLAESFYAASPFLGWKDIVIGDPLCAPYKDGNR, encoded by the coding sequence ATGTTTTTTCTGCTCCTCGCGTTTTCATGTTCCCTTTTAGGTTGCGCGGGAAATGCTGCCTATGATTATCCTCTTACTACTGAAAAAAGGATTACTGTCGCGCCCGATTCGCGTTCGAAGAACGTGCTCGTCGTGTATAACGCTGAAGATTCCGATAGTATAAAAATCGCTAAAGCATATCAAAAAGCCCGAGAGATTCCCGAGAAAAACCTGCTCTCCATCCGCGTGCCGATTGCGGAAAAAATATCCATCGAACTTTACGAAACGAAAATCCGAGAACCGATTCGAAAAGCAATTATAACTAAAAAACTCAAAATCGATTTCATCTTGCTCATCCGCGGAGTCCCGATTAAACTGGAAGAACCCGGAGAACATTCGGTAGATTCTCTGCTCGCAATCGAAGCGCATCCTTCGAGGAAGCAACCCGTTATCACTCGCGCAAAAAATGAACCCGAAAAAATGGCGAAGCTGGTCGCACCGAATCCTTATTATCGAGCGAAAGAACTTTTCGACAGCAACAAGTATAAAATCTTCCTTTGCACACGCCTCGATGGGTACACAGCGGAAGATGCTTTGCGATTGATTTCGAATTCTATAAACGCAAAACCCGAAAAAGGACTCTTCCTTCTCGATGCCGACCCGAATCGCAATCATGACGGATACAGAAGAACACAGCAAACTTTATTCGCTGCACGCGACATTCTCTCGAAAAAGGGATTTCAAGTTATCTTAGACGAGGGAGCATCTTTTATCGGACACCGAAATGGAATTATGGGCTACGCGAGTTGGGGGAGTAACGATGCGAAATTTTCGGAGCAAGGCTATCGCTCTTTACGCTTTCATCCGGGCGCTATCGCAGAAACGTTTGTCTCGACGAGCGCAAGAACATTCAAAAAAACTACGGGGGGGCAAAGCCTGATAGCCGACCTCGTTGAAGCAGGGATAACGGGAGTAAAAGGTTACGTGAGCGAACCGTACACTTATGCTTTAGCGCAAGTGGATATCCTTTTCGACCGCTACACATCCGGATTCACGTTGGCGGAAAGTTTTTACGCAGCGTCCCCTTTTCTCGGATGGAAAGATATCGTCATCGGCGACCCTTTATGCGCACCTTATAAAGACGGAAATCGCTAA